Proteins encoded within one genomic window of Triticum aestivum cultivar Chinese Spring chromosome 2D, IWGSC CS RefSeq v2.1, whole genome shotgun sequence:
- the LOC123055120 gene encoding cysteine protease 1, translating to MEADVRAMFDAWLARHGRSYNALAEYVRRFRAFRDNLDFVDAHNSRAALRGGFRLGMNRFADLTNAEFRAAYLGAGAAGRARNAVGDRYRYHAEDVLPASVDWREKGAVAPVKNQGQCGSCWAFSTVAAVEGVNKIVTGDLVKLSEQELLDCSRNGQNSGCNGGIMDDAFDFIVRNGGIDTEEDYPYTAKEGKCDLAKKARKVVSIDGFEDVPADDEASLMKAVAHQPVSVAIEAGGREFQLYESGVFTGRCGTELDHAVLAVGYGKEADGGKDYWLVRNSWGPGWGEGGYIRMERNVTARAGKCGIAMFASYPVKNGPNPKPAPPAPEEKCDRYSSCPAGSTCCCTYGVRNVCLAWGCCPAEGATCCRDRATCCPSEYPVCNVRNHTCAKSKGSPYTVDALPRTPAKRQRTAVSELVDSIFSI from the coding sequence ATGGAGGCGGATGTGCGGGCGATGTTCGACGCGTGGCTGGCGCGCCACGGCCGCTCCTACAACGCGCTCGCCGAGTACGTCCGCCGGTTCCGCGCGTTCCGGGACAACCTCGACTTCGTCGACGCCCACAACTCCCGTGCCGCGCTGCGCGGCGGGTTCCGCCTCGGGATGAACCGCTTCGCCGACCTCACCAACGCCGAGTTCCGCGCCGCCTACCTCGGCGCGGGCGCCGCTGGCAGGGCCCGCAACGCCGTCGGCGATCGCTACAGGTACCATGCCGAGGACGTGCTGCCGGCGTCCGTGGACTGGAGGGAGAAGGGCGCCGTGGCGCCCGTGAAGAACCAGGGCCAGTGCGGGAGCTGCTGGGCGTTCTCCACGGTCGCCGCGGTGGAAGGCGTCAACAAGATCGTCACCGGGGATCTCGTGAAGCTGTCGGAGCAGGAGCTCCTTGACTGCTCACGCAACGGGCAGAACAGCGGGTGCAACGGCGGCATCATGGACGACGCCTTCGACTTCATCGTCCGGAACGGCGGCATCGACACCGAGGAGGACTACCCCTACACCGCCAAGGAGGGCAAGTGCGACCTCGCCAAGAAGGCCCGCAAGGTCGTTTCCATCGACGGGTTCGAGGACGTGCCCGCCGACGACGAGGCGTCGCTGATGAAGGCCGTGGCGCACCAGCCGGTGAGCGTCGCCATCGAAGCCGGCGGGCGCGAGTTCCAGCTCTACGAGTCCGGGGTCTTCACGGGGCGGTGCGGCACGGAGCTGGACCACGCCGTGCTCGCGGTGGGCTACGGCAAGGAGGCGGACGGCGGCAAGGACTACTGGCTCGTGCGCAACTCGTGGGGTCCGGGCTGGGGCGAGGGCGGCTACATCCGGATGGAGCGCAACGTGACCGCGCGCGCCGGCAAGTGCGGcatcgccatgttcgcgtcctacCCCGTCAAGAACGGGCCCAACCCGAAGCCGGCAccgccggcgccggaggagaagTGCGATCGCTACAGTTCATGCCCGGCGGGGAGCACATGCTGCTGCACGTACGGCGTGAGGAACGTGTGCCTTGCGTGGGGATGCTGCCCGGCCGAGGGCGCCACCTGTTGCAGGGACCGGGCGACCTGCTGCCCGTCAGAGTACCCTGTGTGCAATGTCCGGAATCACACCTGCGCCAAGAGCAAGGGAAGCCCGTACACTGTGGATGCGCTGCCCCGGACGCCGGCGAAGCGACAGAGGACCGCGGTCTCAGAGCTAGTTGATTCGATCTTTTCGATATAG